One Peptococcaceae bacterium genomic window carries:
- a CDS encoding Ig-like domain-containing protein: MEGKQEKRVGLLGGGRTPGKKTMNRLLVVASLALVVFMFAAVFWGMDRVGLFLNKPVAAAEVSIRALQEDKTGVDTGTAFLLTSRQPLDEKTVRGTLRIKPAFSYSLEKQAGGKEYRIIPSQKLAANTVYRFSFDTSGKGRESLSWAFQTKGKFRVAGSLPRERTTHVPLDTGIEVTFSHENYDFSKIKDYFCISPQVEGRFEQHKKTLVFVPDKLQPSTLYTVTVKKGLPIKGSEGILEEDYTFGFETASGQESTKAFAFEMDTGLCEFAVGEAPVFYTYFSSGYYLKTKTQDKPVIPPLEISVYRYPDHQAFIRALEDRDKIPEWSYQVLRNYRADLSGLMQAARYQTEFLSVNNYNHYVAFPESLPPGYYVAELKSGECARQVWFQVSDLATYSALGEEKTLLWVNDLQEKKPAAGAKVEVAGASSTAFTDEGGAAVINRGFAGAAGTGGCVYAWVSTGSREVVVPLKAGWPFYSFEDYSGARDYWKYLYLERELFKPGDELHFWGVLASRTSGTREPEEVLVELRGTDGPLYEGAEESPIMRIKVPLKDKTYEGSIRLPVLKPGYYYLQVKLGETNILSRGFSVETYEKPAYRLEVKPEKRAIFTGEGMNFQVQATFFEGTPVPGLSLNYRIGGKNGTVTTKDRGTARIPYLGQVEREQYAPHDCQFIGVSANLPEAGEISASDSIYVFRSRVYLDGEVSRQGDRFSVNVTLSSVDLSKINAGEYPAEENFLAGPAGSVLVRGSVYQDVWTKVETGEYYDFISKKVVKAYDYKYSTRHISDFSLVTDDSGKGSYSGKLDRTNSYHLELTAEDDEGRLFKKRLQVPGAGRPEAYDYKRYYLALPGREKGFEQGDEVRLTFMENEKELLLREKGFIYFRGQKNIDSYEVTGNPWYSFTFAAEYIPNVNVYGVYFDGVSFRETEACLVPFARENRTLRVRIETDKEEYRPGEKVGLNVVVTDRENRPVRAAVNINLVDEALYSLRDQSVNLLDSLYTDYIHTVLYTRKSHCRPGSGGGAESGGEGEGVRKDFRDTVLFVTLHTDDEGKAGTEFRLPDNLTSWRITSHAVTSDLLAGSGAARLPVRLPYFVDLVANDTYLEEDAPVVVVRSYGDKLAAGAPVSYRMKLVTPEGKELISAGEGTSFTPFDWVLPPLQEGSYSLTVEGNCGDYSDRLSKQFKAVKTLLERSVTRQAQLADGYVPEGLKDQKEPATLVFSDYEKSQYLRGICQLAWQDGSRFEQQLAAMEARRLLEQYFPEEKDCFVHGNTEPGSLLRFQQQDGGISILPYAESDLYLTALAASCSSLYLDGRAMAGYFYRVLEDEEKERDRSAALWGLGALNEPVLLQVNEMLKENGLSAEEKINLALASLDLGNGPVGKQTFEELLKEYGEDLGSTMRINVGRDQDEIIQATTRMSLLAARLDHPQKNKLYQYLLENQGRDRLNLVEQALILKYNLQYMEPDPVSFTCEYRGESFTRSLKGQETFRLTVLPGEADTLKFSGVQGKAGVVVTFTVPCEAKEIEGQDGLTIKRSYRVNNQEVDALGRSDLVEVVINYDIGEKAPAGTYEIVDVLPAGLRYVSRPYVRNEKTSKDLAFPTAVKGQKLTFAVSKGSGKLVYYARVVSPGEYKAEPPLLSNARSDKICAAGGGGRVVIK; this comes from the coding sequence ATGGAAGGGAAACAGGAAAAGAGGGTTGGCTTATTGGGCGGCGGAAGGACGCCGGGAAAGAAAACGATGAACAGGTTGCTGGTCGTGGCCAGTCTTGCCCTTGTTGTTTTCATGTTTGCCGCCGTTTTTTGGGGAATGGACAGGGTGGGTCTTTTCCTGAATAAGCCTGTTGCTGCTGCCGAGGTAAGCATCCGGGCTCTCCAGGAGGATAAAACGGGGGTGGACACGGGCACCGCTTTTCTCCTGACCAGCCGGCAGCCCTTGGATGAAAAAACGGTGCGCGGCACCTTGAGAATCAAGCCCGCGTTTTCCTACAGCTTGGAAAAACAGGCGGGCGGGAAGGAATACCGGATTATTCCCAGCCAAAAGCTGGCGGCCAATACTGTCTACCGGTTTTCTTTCGATACCAGCGGCAAAGGCAGGGAGAGCTTGAGCTGGGCCTTCCAAACCAAGGGCAAGTTCCGCGTCGCGGGCTCCCTGCCCCGGGAGCGAACGACCCACGTGCCGCTTGATACCGGGATTGAAGTGACCTTCTCCCATGAAAATTACGACTTCTCCAAAATAAAGGATTATTTTTGTATTTCTCCCCAGGTAGAAGGTCGCTTCGAGCAGCACAAAAAAACACTGGTTTTTGTGCCCGACAAGCTCCAGCCGTCCACCCTATACACGGTGACGGTGAAAAAAGGGCTTCCCATCAAGGGAAGCGAGGGAATCCTGGAGGAGGATTACACCTTTGGCTTCGAAACCGCTTCCGGCCAGGAATCCACAAAAGCTTTCGCTTTCGAGATGGATACCGGCCTTTGTGAGTTTGCCGTGGGAGAAGCGCCGGTTTTTTACACTTATTTTTCTTCCGGGTACTACCTGAAAACGAAAACGCAGGATAAACCCGTAATTCCTCCCCTCGAGATCAGCGTGTACAGGTATCCCGACCACCAGGCTTTTATCCGGGCCCTGGAGGACAGGGATAAAATCCCCGAATGGTCCTACCAGGTTTTAAGGAACTACCGGGCGGATTTGAGCGGTTTAATGCAGGCGGCGCGTTATCAGACAGAATTTTTAAGCGTCAATAATTACAATCATTATGTGGCTTTCCCGGAAAGCCTGCCCCCCGGTTACTATGTCGCCGAGCTGAAGTCCGGCGAATGCGCGCGCCAGGTCTGGTTCCAGGTAAGCGACCTCGCCACGTATTCGGCTCTTGGAGAGGAAAAGACCTTGCTCTGGGTGAACGACCTGCAGGAGAAAAAACCGGCTGCCGGGGCCAAGGTCGAAGTGGCCGGGGCAAGCAGCACCGCTTTCACCGACGAGGGGGGAGCGGCTGTAATCAACCGGGGATTTGCCGGCGCAGCCGGAACCGGCGGCTGCGTTTACGCCTGGGTGAGCACAGGCAGCCGCGAGGTCGTCGTTCCCTTGAAAGCCGGCTGGCCGTTCTATTCGTTCGAGGATTATTCCGGCGCCCGGGATTACTGGAAATACCTCTACCTGGAACGTGAACTGTTTAAACCTGGCGACGAACTGCATTTTTGGGGCGTGCTGGCCTCCCGGACCAGTGGAACGCGTGAGCCGGAAGAAGTCCTTGTTGAATTGAGAGGCACCGACGGTCCGCTTTATGAAGGGGCGGAGGAAAGCCCCATAATGAGGATTAAAGTCCCTTTGAAGGACAAGACCTATGAAGGAAGCATCCGGCTGCCGGTCCTCAAGCCGGGCTACTACTACCTCCAGGTTAAGCTTGGAGAAACGAACATCCTCTCGCGCGGCTTTTCCGTGGAAACCTATGAAAAACCGGCCTACCGGCTGGAGGTCAAGCCGGAGAAGAGGGCTATTTTCACCGGGGAAGGAATGAATTTCCAGGTACAGGCCACCTTTTTCGAAGGGACTCCGGTTCCCGGCCTAAGCTTAAACTACCGGATCGGAGGCAAAAACGGCACAGTAACGACGAAAGACAGGGGAACGGCCCGCATCCCTTACCTCGGGCAGGTAGAGAGAGAACAATACGCTCCCCATGACTGCCAGTTTATAGGTGTAAGCGCGAACCTGCCCGAGGCGGGCGAGATTTCCGCCTCCGACAGCATCTATGTCTTCAGGAGCAGGGTCTACCTTGACGGGGAGGTGTCCCGCCAGGGCGACCGGTTTTCAGTGAACGTCACGCTTTCCAGCGTTGATTTGAGCAAGATCAATGCCGGCGAGTATCCCGCGGAAGAGAACTTCCTGGCCGGGCCGGCAGGCAGCGTGCTTGTCAGGGGAAGCGTTTACCAGGATGTCTGGACGAAAGTCGAAACAGGCGAATACTATGACTTCATCAGCAAGAAAGTCGTTAAAGCTTATGACTACAAGTACTCGACCAGGCATATTTCCGATTTCAGCCTGGTCACGGATGACAGCGGGAAAGGCAGCTACAGCGGGAAGCTGGACCGGACCAATTCGTACCACCTGGAGCTGACGGCAGAAGACGATGAGGGCCGCCTGTTCAAGAAGAGGCTGCAGGTTCCCGGAGCCGGCCGGCCCGAAGCATACGACTACAAGCGGTATTACCTGGCTTTGCCGGGGCGGGAAAAAGGGTTTGAGCAGGGCGACGAAGTGCGGCTTACTTTCATGGAAAATGAAAAGGAGCTGCTGCTCAGGGAAAAAGGATTCATCTATTTCCGCGGCCAAAAAAACATTGACTCCTACGAGGTGACGGGGAATCCCTGGTACAGCTTTACCTTTGCCGCAGAGTATATACCGAATGTCAACGTATACGGCGTATACTTTGACGGGGTCTCTTTCCGGGAAACCGAGGCATGTCTTGTCCCGTTTGCCAGGGAAAACAGGACCCTCCGGGTTAGAATTGAAACAGACAAGGAAGAGTACCGCCCCGGGGAAAAAGTGGGCCTTAACGTGGTGGTGACCGACAGGGAGAACAGGCCCGTCCGGGCCGCCGTCAACATCAACCTGGTTGATGAGGCCCTCTACAGCCTGCGCGACCAGAGTGTCAACCTGCTGGATTCTCTTTACACCGACTATATCCATACTGTCCTTTATACCCGAAAATCCCACTGCCGTCCAGGTTCTGGCGGGGGAGCGGAAAGTGGGGGCGAAGGAGAAGGGGTGCGCAAGGACTTCCGCGATACGGTGCTGTTTGTTACGCTGCACACGGACGATGAAGGGAAAGCCGGCACCGAATTCAGGCTGCCCGACAATCTCACCTCCTGGCGGATAACCTCTCATGCCGTGACTTCCGACCTCCTGGCGGGAAGCGGCGCCGCCCGGCTGCCCGTGCGCCTGCCCTACTTTGTGGACCTGGTGGCAAACGACACTTACCTCGAAGAGGATGCGCCCGTGGTGGTAGTGCGTTCATACGGTGACAAACTGGCTGCCGGGGCTCCGGTTTCCTACCGGATGAAGCTGGTTACGCCGGAAGGAAAGGAGTTAATCTCTGCTGGAGAAGGAACATCCTTTACTCCTTTCGATTGGGTTCTGCCGCCGCTGCAGGAAGGCAGCTACAGCCTTACTGTGGAAGGGAATTGCGGGGATTACAGCGACCGGCTGAGCAAACAGTTTAAGGCTGTCAAAACCCTTCTTGAAAGGTCAGTCACCCGGCAGGCGCAGCTGGCGGACGGCTATGTTCCGGAAGGACTGAAAGATCAAAAAGAACCGGCAACTCTTGTTTTCAGCGATTATGAGAAAAGCCAGTACCTAAGGGGCATCTGCCAGCTGGCCTGGCAGGACGGGAGCCGCTTTGAGCAGCAGCTGGCGGCGATGGAAGCGCGCCGCCTTCTGGAACAGTACTTCCCGGAGGAAAAAGACTGTTTTGTACACGGAAATACTGAACCCGGCTCACTGCTGCGCTTCCAGCAGCAGGACGGGGGCATTTCCATACTTCCTTACGCGGAAAGCGATCTTTATCTCACGGCCTTGGCGGCTTCCTGCTCGAGCCTGTACCTGGACGGCAGGGCGATGGCCGGCTATTTTTACAGGGTGCTGGAAGACGAAGAAAAAGAGCGCGACAGGAGCGCGGCGCTGTGGGGATTAGGCGCGTTAAACGAGCCCGTCCTGCTGCAGGTCAACGAGATGTTGAAAGAGAATGGTTTGTCGGCAGAGGAAAAAATCAACCTGGCCTTGGCCAGCCTTGATTTGGGCAACGGTCCGGTCGGGAAGCAAACTTTTGAAGAACTGCTCAAAGAATACGGCGAAGATCTTGGTTCCACCATGCGGATAAACGTGGGCCGGGACCAGGACGAGATTATCCAGGCCACCACCCGGATGTCCCTTCTGGCCGCAAGGCTGGACCATCCCCAGAAGAACAAGCTCTACCAGTACCTGCTGGAGAACCAGGGCCGGGACAGGCTAAACCTGGTCGAACAGGCCTTGATCCTTAAGTACAACCTGCAGTATATGGAACCCGATCCGGTCAGCTTCACTTGCGAGTACAGGGGCGAAAGCTTCACCAGGTCTTTAAAAGGCCAGGAAACGTTCAGGCTTACGGTTCTGCCGGGCGAAGCGGACACTCTCAAGTTCAGCGGGGTGCAGGGGAAAGCGGGCGTGGTTGTCACCTTCACGGTTCCCTGCGAGGCGAAAGAAATTGAAGGGCAGGACGGTTTGACCATAAAACGCAGCTACAGGGTCAATAACCAAGAGGTTGATGCCCTGGGACGCTCCGACCTGGTTGAGGTTGTCATCAATTACGACATCGGGGAAAAGGCGCCGGCGGGAACGTACGAGATAGTCGATGTGCTGCCGGCCGGCCTGCGCTACGTTTCCCGGCCTTATGTGCGGAATGAGAAGACCAGCAAGGACCTTGCCTTTCCCACGGCGGTCAAGGGTCAGAAGCTTACTTTTGCCGTGTCCAAAGGCAGCGGCAAGCTGGTATACTACGCCAGGGTGGTTTCGCCGGGAGAATACAAGGCCGAGCCACCGCTTTTAAGCAATGCCAGGAGCGATAAAATATGCGCAGCGGGCGGCGGGGGCAGGGTCGTCATCAAATGA